The region CGAGCTTCACGAACCGGTAGTTACTGTAGTCCAGGGTGCGGGGGTAGCCGGAAGGGTCGCATTGGAACAGCGGATCATTCCAATCTTTTTGATCCTCGTAGAAACCATAGGCCAGCGGCGTATTTCTGGCGGAGGCCCTGGTCTTACTCCACTTTTCCTTGCCCCAATCCGTCATGGGAGGGCGATTCATGCCTATGATGGGGTCGAATCCTCCCGGGTTTCTCCAGATGCCGGATATATCGTGCGGATCAAAGGGCAGATTCGATGGCGGCGGAGCCGTCTGCGCTTGCCTTTGCCCTCGCCCTCGCGGAGCATCCTGCGCAAAAAGGATCTGCATTGAAGCCAATACAGCCACGATAACGAACAATGCGGTGCGACGATACGTCATGTGGAGACTCCTTACTGCTCTTGCTCGGAATCGGGCCGCGCGCGGGTGTCTTTCGGCATCTGAACTTCGACTTTCGTGTAGCCTTCCTTTATTGGAAGCGTGTTGGCGTCGACGGCCTCTGCTCCCATGCCGCACCGGCCGTTACCGCCGAGCCTCTTGCCATCGGCAACAAAGACGAATTGAGGACAGGTCCCGAAAGTCCTGTCGCCCTTGGCCGGAACGAAGCTCACCAGGAGTTCCTCCCCAGCCTTGAATGTCTTCTTGGTCCAGCCATTCGCCAGCGCGTTCCCCGGACTTACGGTCTCGA is a window of Terriglobia bacterium DNA encoding:
- a CDS encoding DUF6152 family protein, whose amino-acid sequence is MTRKLAASFIFVTLSLLAIGIPLFAHHGTAGVYDFTHRITTKAVVKEYIWANPHVQIYFTLKNDKGEEQTWGVETVSPGNALANGWTKKTFKAGEELLVSFVPAKGDRTFGTCPQFVFVADGKRLGGNGRCGMGAEAVDANTLPIKEGYTKVEVQMPKDTRARPDSEQEQ